In one Hymenobacter sp. DG25B genomic region, the following are encoded:
- a CDS encoding T9SS C-terminal target domain-containing protein, translating to MLYCLRAGRVMPMVKFCTRFFVLFWSLLLLAQRPAYAQAPCTDTPNSGACFQVYDAATRLPITALCAGQRIRLRDCSGRPLDPKKTYYRLSTATVCTFAEGDTVTTLTVPATPGNIVITQNTPNLLVPGTGIIFSRTLRVYAAPEPVFAVATCAPGFVQVSITDRSYDQFTVQLGNGTPQPATVGTTTYAVTSGTTTVTVQGSYTAASLCSAARTISFTPASTPQVPQLKQLTVSGNSIEFQWNSLQTEYKYLLEVADAASPGGFRQVANVPAASTSFTLPAATLPGCYRLRLTDACQSTGTRYVSATGCTVQLSATSADGRNELRWTTGAAATGFEITRNGTLLTRTGAGTSGTYLDKDVICGVEYTYRVAAIGSGVTSVSDSRILKTASTQIPPAPVIMASFDLRNRVELTTTAPASPGSAMVYTRRQDGTSTVVGTTSGSKLLDSLALVSVDTPPCYTAQFRDPCGNTSTASATVCPVILEATSAKDNTDAVQLRWSALNEATTATYQLQLLGPAGQVLRAQTVSGLTYNDLTPPPDRQVLRYRLEATLPDGGGRSYSNVATVTRPLRVVLPTAFTPNGDGLNDVLEIKGRFITTYRLVIQDRNGQEVFTSTSPAQRWDGRIKGATPVPGVYVYRFEAADELGQPFVQTGSVTILR from the coding sequence ATGCTATACTGCCTCCGCGCCGGCCGCGTTATGCCCATGGTGAAGTTCTGTACCCGATTCTTTGTGCTGTTCTGGTCCCTGCTGCTCCTGGCTCAGCGGCCCGCCTACGCCCAGGCGCCCTGTACCGATACGCCTAATTCCGGCGCCTGCTTTCAAGTATATGATGCTGCTACCCGGTTGCCGATTACGGCTCTTTGTGCGGGCCAGCGCATCCGCCTGCGCGACTGCAGCGGCCGCCCCCTCGACCCAAAGAAAACCTACTACCGCCTTTCCACGGCCACCGTCTGCACCTTTGCCGAGGGGGATACGGTGACTACGCTAACGGTCCCTGCTACCCCGGGCAATATCGTCATCACCCAGAACACTCCTAACCTGTTGGTACCGGGCACGGGCATTATATTCTCACGCACCCTGCGGGTTTATGCGGCTCCGGAGCCGGTTTTTGCAGTGGCTACCTGTGCCCCCGGTTTTGTGCAGGTTTCTATTACCGACCGTAGCTATGATCAGTTTACGGTGCAGTTGGGCAATGGCACACCGCAGCCTGCTACTGTAGGCACTACAACCTATGCCGTAACCAGCGGCACTACGACAGTTACCGTGCAGGGCAGCTACACGGCCGCTTCTTTGTGCAGCGCTGCCCGCACCATCAGCTTCACGCCTGCCTCCACCCCTCAGGTGCCCCAACTGAAGCAACTAACCGTAAGCGGAAACTCTATTGAATTTCAATGGAACAGCCTGCAAACAGAGTATAAATACCTGCTGGAAGTAGCGGATGCCGCCAGCCCGGGCGGATTCCGGCAGGTGGCAAACGTGCCGGCTGCCAGCACCAGCTTCACCCTGCCCGCCGCTACCTTGCCCGGTTGCTACCGCCTGCGGCTTACGGATGCCTGCCAATCTACCGGTACCCGGTATGTTTCTGCTACGGGCTGCACTGTGCAGCTGTCCGCTACCTCCGCCGATGGCCGCAATGAGCTGCGCTGGACCACCGGGGCGGCCGCTACAGGCTTTGAGATTACGCGCAATGGCACGCTGCTAACCCGCACAGGAGCTGGCACCAGCGGTACTTACCTGGATAAAGATGTGATTTGCGGGGTGGAATACACTTACCGAGTAGCCGCCATCGGCAGCGGCGTTACCTCGGTTTCTGACTCCCGGATACTTAAAACCGCTTCCACCCAAATTCCTCCGGCGCCGGTTATTATGGCATCGTTTGATTTGCGCAACCGGGTAGAGCTAACGACCACCGCCCCCGCCTCTCCGGGCAGTGCTATGGTTTACACGCGCCGGCAGGATGGCACCAGTACGGTGGTGGGCACTACCTCCGGAAGTAAGCTCCTGGATTCATTAGCGCTGGTATCCGTCGATACCCCTCCCTGCTACACGGCCCAATTTCGGGACCCTTGCGGTAATACTTCCACCGCTAGTGCTACGGTATGCCCGGTTATTCTGGAAGCTACTTCTGCAAAAGACAATACCGATGCCGTGCAACTGCGGTGGTCGGCATTGAATGAGGCCACCACTGCCACTTACCAGCTGCAGCTGCTGGGGCCGGCCGGGCAGGTTTTGCGTGCGCAAACTGTTTCTGGCCTCACCTATAATGATCTGACGCCGCCTCCGGACCGGCAGGTGCTGCGCTACCGTTTGGAAGCCACCTTGCCTGATGGTGGTGGGCGCAGCTATTCCAATGTGGCCACGGTAACGCGGCCTTTGCGGGTGGTCCTGCCCACGGCCTTTACGCCCAACGGGGACGGCCTGAATGATGTACTGGAAATAAAAGGCCGCTTTATTACCACCTATCGGCTCGTTATCCAGGACCGAAACGGCCAGGAAGTCTTCACTTCCACTAGTCCGGCGCAGCGCTGGGATGGGCGCATCAAGGGCGCTACCCCGGTGCCGGGCGTATACGTATATCGGTTTGAAGCCGCCGATGAGCTGGGGCAGCCCTTTGTGCAAACCGGCTCGGTTACTATTCTGCGCTGA